A window of the Mesotoga prima MesG1.Ag.4.2 genome harbors these coding sequences:
- a CDS encoding M16 family metallopeptidase — translation MSRLKRTVSETIKGHTIGTTETTETEETETESRELMNNHYIELPNGAVIIGERKEETRTVSMAFAMKVGSADEEDSISGVSHFIEHALFKGTLRRNAFEIKEPIERIGGSLNAYTGRVSTVYYAKVPDTYASEALEILFDLITSPRFDETSLELERGVIMEEIAAAEDDPYDRIYDMTIEKVWDRDFGRPILGYQDTVGNLKKEKLTNFYDHKYVANNVIFAVSGNYNEDLLKNTEKKLLSMRVNGSKPVAKSPVISKKPLWIVERRKDLQQVHLLLTRDAPGRRNKDDFDAFKIFNTLFGSGMSSILFHNIREQLGMVYNISSEFVSYADSGAFMINATTGPKNLDNLVASLKKEIGNLISRGVTEAQFNYGKERAKGKLLMSTEGTLQTLSRFLDDVVICGKPDSLEDLIARIEALTIDDINDSIKRHIAGPWNVSLLLPEQMQNSTFLKEEHFEI, via the coding sequence GTGTCGAGGTTAAAGAGGACAGTAAGCGAGACAATAAAAGGCCATACCATAGGAACGACAGAAACGACAGAAACCGAGGAGACAGAAACAGAAAGTAGGGAATTGATGAATAATCATTATATTGAGCTGCCGAACGGCGCAGTTATTATAGGTGAGCGAAAAGAAGAGACGAGAACGGTCTCGATGGCTTTCGCGATGAAGGTGGGTTCCGCTGATGAGGAAGATTCCATCAGCGGCGTTTCTCATTTTATTGAACACGCTCTTTTCAAAGGAACTCTTAGAAGAAATGCTTTCGAAATAAAGGAACCGATCGAGAGAATAGGCGGTAGTCTTAACGCCTATACGGGAAGAGTCTCAACTGTTTACTATGCAAAGGTTCCCGACACTTATGCCTCTGAGGCTCTGGAGATCCTATTCGATTTGATAACCTCCCCGCGTTTTGACGAAACCTCTCTGGAACTCGAAAGAGGGGTCATTATGGAGGAGATCGCCGCGGCTGAAGACGACCCCTACGACAGAATATACGACATGACCATTGAGAAGGTTTGGGACAGAGATTTTGGCAGGCCGATTCTCGGCTACCAGGATACAGTCGGAAATTTGAAGAAGGAAAAGCTCACCAACTTCTACGATCACAAATATGTCGCAAACAACGTTATTTTTGCCGTTTCGGGAAACTATAACGAGGATCTCTTGAAAAATACCGAGAAAAAGCTTCTTTCTATGCGGGTCAACGGTTCGAAACCCGTTGCCAAATCTCCCGTGATTTCAAAAAAACCGCTGTGGATTGTTGAAAGAAGAAAGGACCTTCAGCAGGTTCATCTTCTATTGACTAGAGACGCCCCGGGCAGAAGGAACAAAGATGATTTCGATGCCTTCAAGATATTCAACACTCTCTTTGGAAGCGGAATGAGCTCCATTCTGTTCCATAATATTCGAGAACAACTTGGAATGGTATACAACATCAGTTCTGAATTCGTCTCTTATGCAGATTCCGGCGCATTCATGATAAATGCAACCACCGGCCCGAAGAACCTTGACAATCTGGTGGCTTCGCTGAAAAAGGAAATAGGGAACCTCATAAGCCGGGGCGTAACCGAAGCTCAGTTCAATTATGGAAAGGAAAGGGCAAAAGGAAAACTATTGATGTCTACCGAAGGAACACTGCAGACGCTGAGCAGATTCCTGGACGATGTAGTTATTTGTGGAAAACCGGACTCTCTGGAGGACTTGATCGCAAGAATAGAGGCCCTTACCATTGATGATATAAACGACTCCATCAAGAGACATATCGCTGGCCCCTGGAATGTATCGCTACTTCTCCCTGAACAAATGCAGAA